A part of Periplaneta americana isolate PAMFEO1 chromosome 17, P.americana_PAMFEO1_priV1, whole genome shotgun sequence genomic DNA contains:
- the LOC138692663 gene encoding zinc finger protein 345-like yields MDVIKMEPEVDLRDLQLHDSTCEMQENDPLAEDGNLSHLEMTGMKKESVDQSYDIKPEIKVEGTTPVPAGFPMVKTEVDEDFFDVERDQQEQKVEVSSEEDEVLTERIAATGDRTVSSEFIGIAYEEHEPVYETPNNSGRPARTHEDDKKLEFEIARKCFSISSELNGQLRKNVTKKSYKCDVCDKCFSDSCSLRRHEPVHTGEKPFRCNDCGKCFSHSSNLNIHKRLHTGEKPFKCGVCGKGYSLIGNRNQHERMHTGVTPFKCDICGKCFSTSTSLKRHVRLHTGEKPFQCKDCGKCFSDSSNLSQHEQRHTGEKDTSKKPCKCDICGKFFSNSSCLRRHERLHSGEKPFKCKDCGKCFSHSSSLKRHEPVHVSENAFKCGVCGEGYPDSIKLSQHQRLHTDEQPFRCDVCGLCLSDSVSLKKHERRHSRAKPFKCNDCGKSFSRSNYLKCHELVHTGEKPFKCDDCGECFSYSVSLKRHERVHTGGKLFKCSDCGKTFSCSSNLKSHEVVHTGEKPFQCGVCGKCFSISSSLKKHKRLHTGEKPFRCGVCGKCFSDSGSLKRHERFKHRKQSFQMQ; encoded by the exons ATGGATGTGATCAAAATGGAGCCTGAAGTTGATCTGCGCGACTTGCAACTACATGACAGCACATGCGAAATGCAAGAAAATGATCCCTTAGCAGAG GATGGGAATTTATCGCATCTGGAAATGACGGGTATGAAGAAAGAAAGCGTGGACCAGAGTTACGATATCAAACCAGAGATAAAGGTTGAAGGCACGACTCCAGTTCCCGCTGGCTTTCCTATGGTGAAAACTGAAGTTGAT GAAGATTTCTTCGATGTGGAAAGAGATCAGCAGGAACAAAAAGTGGAAGTATCTTCAGAAGAGGATGAGGTCTTGACTGAGAG GATTGCAGCTACTGGCGACAGAACTGTATCATCGGAATTCATCGGTATTGCATATGAAGAGCACGAGCCTGTTTATGAGACTCCCAATAATTCAGGAAGACCTGCACGGACTCATGAAGAtgacaagaaattggaatttGAAATCGCTAGAAAatgtttctccatttcgtcagaACTAAACGGGCAGTTACGTAAAAACGTAACCAAAAAATCTTACAAATGCGATGTTTGCGATAAATGTTTCTCGGATTCGTGTTCCTTAAGGAGACACGAACCcgtgcacacaggcgagaaacctttcagatGTAATGATTGTGGGAAGTGTTTCTCGCATTCCAGTAACCTAAATATCCATAAACGCCTTCACACAGGtgagaagcctttcaaatgcggTGTATGTGGTAAGGGTTACTCGCTGATAGGTAATCGAAATCAACATGAACGCATGCATACAGGCGTGAcgcctttcaaatgtgatatttgtggtaagtgtttttcgACTTCGACTAGCCTAAAGAGACATGTACGCCTgcatacaggcgagaaacctttccaaTGCAAAGATTGTGGGAAGTGTTTCTCGGATTCAAGTAATTTAAGCCAGCATGAACAACGACACACCGGCGAGAAGGACACCAGCAAGAAACCTTGTAAATGTGATATTTGCGGGAAGTTTTTCTCCAATTCTAGTTGCCTAAGAAGACATGAACGCCTGCACTCaggcgagaagcctttcaaatgcaAAGATTGTGGGAAGTGTTTCTCGCATTCTAGCTCTCTAAAAAGACATGAACCTGTGCACGTAAGTGAAAATGCTTTCAAATGCGGGGTTTGTGGTGAGGGCTACCCCGATTCTATCAAACTAAGTCAGCATCAACGCCTGCACACAGATGAGCAACCTTTcagatgcgatgtttgtggtTTGTGTTTATCGGATTCGGTTTCCCTGAAAAAACACGAACGTCGGCACTCCAGGGCGAAACCCTTCAAATGCAATGATTGTGGGAAGAGTTTCTCTCGTTCTAATTACCTAAAATGCCATGAACTCGTGCACACAggggagaaacctttcaaatgcgatgatTGTGGTGAATGTTTCTCTTATTCAGTTTCTCTAAAACGCCATGAACGCGTGCACACAGGTGGGAAActtttcaaatgcagtgattgtGGGAAGACTTTCTCGTGTTCGAGTAATCTAAAAAGCCATGAAGTTGTGCACACTGGTGAGAAACCTTTCCAATGCGgtgtttgtggtaaatgttttTCGATTTCAAGTTCTCTGAAGAAACATAAACGtctgcacacaggcgagaaacctttcagatGCGgtgtttgtggtaaatgtttctcCGATTCAGGTTCCCTTAAAAGACATGAACGGTTCAAACACAGGAAACAATCCTTTCAAATGCAATGA